A genomic stretch from Candidatus Zixiibacteriota bacterium includes:
- a CDS encoding maleate cis-trans isomerase, whose amino-acid sequence MTPGARLGLIIPSSNRLTEPQFHRYAPPELAVHVTRLRMTGRWRKPLGELRGALREAAEALSDVEPDLIVFHCTANSMEDGLAHEAALVETIAGASGRPVITTAQAIREALLRLDVRRLVLISPYVRETNEREARYLAEAGFTVLHDVGLGLESKRYGSVPPEQWVEIARQNFPPEADGLFLSCTNTRMIEAIEPLERDLGKPVVASNQATLWACLERLGLPPPAGKLGRLFESGRQQFIASS is encoded by the coding sequence ATGACGCCTGGGGCCCGCCTTGGCTTGATCATCCCTTCTAGCAACCGGCTGACCGAGCCGCAGTTCCACCGCTACGCTCCGCCCGAGCTGGCCGTCCATGTCACCCGGCTGCGCATGACCGGCCGATGGCGCAAACCCCTCGGGGAGTTGCGGGGCGCGCTCCGGGAGGCGGCTGAAGCTCTGTCGGATGTCGAGCCGGACCTGATTGTCTTTCACTGCACCGCGAACTCCATGGAGGACGGCCTCGCCCACGAGGCCGCTCTGGTGGAGACGATCGCGGGAGCGAGCGGCCGTCCGGTGATCACCACCGCGCAGGCGATCCGCGAGGCGCTCCTCCGCCTCGACGTGCGCCGGCTGGTCCTGATCAGCCCGTACGTCAGAGAAACCAACGAGCGCGAGGCCCGCTACCTCGCCGAGGCCGGTTTTACCGTGCTGCACGACGTCGGACTCGGCCTCGAAAGCAAGCGCTACGGGAGCGTGCCCCCGGAGCAGTGGGTCGAGATCGCCCGGCAGAACTTTCCGCCGGAAGCCGACGGCCTGTTCCTCAGCTGCACCAACACGCGGATGATCGAGGCGATCGAGCCGTTGGAACGGGATCTCGGCAAGCCCGTGGTCGCGAGCAACCAGGCCACGCTCTGGGCCTGCCTCGAGCGCCTGGGACTGCCTCCGCCGGCCGGGAAGCTCGGGCGCCTGTTTGAATCCGGCCGACAGCAATTCATCGCGAGCTCGTAA
- the npdG gene encoding NADPH-dependent F420 reductase, with translation MESQFSVAIVGGTGSLGSALALRLGAPGVKVIIGSRDAQKAQKAVDSLRPRMRGGELTGTTNQEAVKQGDFVVIAVPYEGQAEMVRGLKGQLGGKIVIDTVVPLKKGRPFVPPAGSALLEAQEILGGEAPVVGALHNISAADLGEIDAQLGDVLVCGDSEEAKQKVMEIIRRIGARAFDAGPAANAYVVEGITGILIHLNRKYKSKHASVRITGIGD, from the coding sequence ATGGAATCACAGTTTTCCGTCGCTATCGTCGGAGGAACCGGCAGCCTGGGGAGCGCGTTGGCTCTACGGTTGGGCGCGCCCGGGGTGAAGGTGATCATCGGGTCGCGCGACGCGCAGAAAGCGCAAAAGGCCGTCGACAGCCTGAGGCCGCGCATGCGCGGGGGAGAGCTGACCGGGACGACGAACCAGGAAGCGGTCAAGCAAGGGGATTTCGTCGTCATCGCCGTGCCATACGAAGGTCAGGCGGAGATGGTCCGGGGCCTCAAGGGTCAGCTCGGCGGCAAGATCGTGATCGATACGGTCGTGCCGCTGAAAAAGGGCCGGCCCTTCGTCCCGCCGGCCGGCTCGGCGCTGCTCGAGGCTCAAGAGATCCTGGGCGGCGAAGCGCCCGTGGTCGGTGCGCTGCACAACATCTCGGCAGCCGATCTCGGCGAGATCGACGCGCAGCTCGGCGACGTCCTCGTCTGCGGCGACAGCGAGGAAGCCAAGCAGAAGGTCATGGAGATCATCCGCCGCATCGGGGCGCGCGCCTTCGACGCCGGCCCGGCGGCCAACGCTTACGTCGTCGAAGGCATCACCGGGATCTTGATCCACCTGAACCGCAAGTACAAGTCCAAACACGCCAGCGTCAGGATCACGGGCATCGGAGACTGA
- a CDS encoding transporter substrate-binding domain-containing protein: MKTWVILVAVLFGAATAFAQPAREKLRVATRPVKPFVLQDGGKLTGFSIELWEEIARQLNVRSDFVVKPTVRELLEAVRSGEADLGIAAISITAEREMRWDFSHPMFDAGLQILVPAQPAGIGFFHNLVSGVFSSAVLPLVAAVAGIILVPAHIVWFFERRAPGGLLIHRSYFPGIFEACWWAAATLATQADQMPKTAAARVAAVIWMFTSVVFIAYFTASVTSSLTLHELRGEIDGPEDLPGKRVATVSGSTSVEYLRQQNAEPLEFTDIEEALDALARERAQAVVYDAPVLLHYAARQGRGRVQVVGPIFRKESYGIAFPPNSPHRKPVNEALLKLKENGVYEQLYRKWFGAAS, translated from the coding sequence ATGAAGACATGGGTGATTCTGGTCGCGGTGCTGTTCGGCGCCGCAACGGCTTTCGCGCAGCCCGCCCGAGAGAAGCTGCGGGTCGCCACGCGCCCGGTCAAGCCTTTCGTTTTGCAGGACGGAGGAAAGCTCACCGGCTTCAGCATCGAGCTGTGGGAAGAGATCGCCCGCCAGCTCAACGTGCGATCCGATTTCGTCGTCAAGCCCACCGTGAGGGAGCTTCTCGAAGCCGTGCGCTCCGGGGAAGCCGACCTCGGTATCGCCGCGATCTCGATCACCGCCGAGCGCGAGATGCGATGGGACTTCTCCCACCCGATGTTCGACGCGGGGCTTCAAATCCTCGTCCCGGCCCAGCCGGCCGGGATCGGGTTCTTCCACAATCTCGTCTCGGGAGTCTTCAGCTCGGCGGTGTTGCCGCTGGTCGCAGCCGTCGCCGGCATCATTCTCGTTCCCGCCCACATCGTGTGGTTCTTCGAGCGGCGCGCTCCCGGCGGCCTGCTCATCCACCGCTCCTACTTTCCCGGGATCTTCGAAGCGTGCTGGTGGGCGGCGGCGACGCTGGCGACGCAGGCCGACCAGATGCCGAAGACGGCCGCCGCCCGGGTGGCGGCGGTCATCTGGATGTTCACCAGCGTGGTTTTCATCGCCTACTTCACCGCCAGCGTCACCTCGTCCCTGACGCTCCACGAACTCCGCGGCGAGATCGACGGTCCCGAGGACCTGCCGGGCAAGCGGGTGGCCACCGTCTCGGGAAGCACCTCGGTGGAGTATCTGCGGCAACAAAACGCCGAGCCGCTGGAGTTCACCGACATCGAGGAGGCGCTGGACGCGCTCGCGCGCGAAAGGGCGCAAGCGGTGGTGTACGATGCCCCGGTGCTGCTTCACTACGCCGCGCGCCAGGGGCGGGGGCGGGTGCAGGTGGTCGGCCCGATCTTTCGCAAGGAAAGCTACGGTATCGCGTTTCCGCCGAACAGCCCGCACCGAAAACCGGTCAACGAAGCGTTGCTGAAGCTCAAGGAAAACGGCGTCTACGAGCAGCTGTACAGGAAATGGTTCGGCGCGGCCAGCTGA
- a CDS encoding amidohydrolase family protein, whose protein sequence is MAFQGHAIVDADGHVIEDTRAIVGFMPRPYQEKYETHSFFNPFPPLDHLHSSNLHDFPPGAFNKVGPDGWVDFLEDVGIESTVLYTTLGLAFGKIVSRDWAIDVARAYNDWICHTYLKKSPRFQAMALVPLQEPEAAVEELRRAVRELGMCGAMLPSTGIQAHLGDPRYWPIYEEADRLGCAIGIHGGAHENLGLDDLTPYAPVHALGHPFGQMISFAGIVFNGVLDRFPNARFGFMEGGVAWLLLCLERFDRSWETHVQHDPRGRFLRLRPKEKVSDYIARHIDEGRIFVGCEGDEPDIAHAIRRVGAKPFLYSSDFPHEVNNEFCKHEIGEMLDNRELTDADKSAVLHENARRFYRLRPAGL, encoded by the coding sequence ATGGCATTTCAAGGCCATGCTATCGTCGACGCCGACGGTCATGTGATCGAGGATACCCGGGCGATCGTCGGGTTCATGCCCCGCCCGTATCAGGAAAAGTACGAGACACACTCCTTCTTCAACCCTTTTCCCCCGCTCGATCATCTCCACTCTTCCAACCTTCACGATTTTCCGCCGGGCGCTTTCAACAAAGTCGGCCCGGACGGCTGGGTCGATTTCCTGGAGGACGTCGGGATCGAAAGCACGGTCCTGTACACGACCCTCGGGCTGGCTTTCGGAAAGATCGTCAGCCGCGACTGGGCGATCGACGTGGCGCGCGCCTACAATGACTGGATCTGCCACACATACCTCAAGAAAAGTCCCCGCTTCCAGGCGATGGCGCTCGTTCCGCTGCAGGAACCGGAAGCGGCCGTTGAAGAGCTGCGTCGGGCGGTCAGGGAGCTGGGCATGTGCGGCGCGATGCTGCCCTCCACCGGGATCCAGGCGCATCTGGGCGATCCGCGCTACTGGCCCATTTACGAGGAGGCGGACCGTCTCGGCTGCGCGATCGGGATCCACGGCGGGGCGCACGAAAACCTCGGGCTGGACGATCTCACCCCGTACGCCCCCGTCCACGCCCTCGGCCATCCGTTCGGACAGATGATCTCCTTCGCCGGCATCGTCTTCAACGGTGTCCTCGACCGCTTTCCCAACGCGCGCTTCGGGTTCATGGAAGGCGGGGTCGCATGGCTGCTGCTCTGTCTCGAGCGCTTCGACCGGTCGTGGGAAACTCACGTCCAGCACGACCCCCGCGGCCGGTTTCTCCGCCTGCGCCCGAAGGAGAAAGTGAGCGACTACATCGCGCGCCACATCGACGAGGGCCGGATCTTCGTCGGCTGTGAAGGAGACGAGCCCGATATCGCCCATGCCATCCGCCGCGTGGGAGCGAAGCCGTTCCTCTACTCCAGCGATTTTCCGCACGAGGTCAACAACGAGTTCTGCAAGCACGAGATCGGCGAGATGCTCGACAACCGCGAGCTCACCGACGCCGACAAATCGGCGGTGCTGCACGAGAACGCGCGGCGGTTCTACAGGCTGCGCCCGGCGGGCTTATGA
- a CDS encoding ABC transporter substrate-binding protein, with the protein MPAKSSAIVLALALSFAAPVFVSGADGVRKIRVGFPSLAFSYLPFYVAREKGILRKHGLEAEYIQMRTGIQPQALINGNINFFPSVSTGISAAVSGLPVVVVLNFCNGAPWVLVTSKEINKPQDLIGKNIAISGIRTSPHYFLQAALKKWEIPEKDVGIITTGGTADSFTALVSRRVAGTVVTPPFDDKAVSLGFKKFMFLGDLVDIPYVGVVTSQAEIKNNRETVRAALAALMESVSWIRANRVESTRMVAEKFKVTTAEAEQTYATLLKLLNKDGRLDPKVARGYVDLLRRERPIPADVDPQKFLDFSLLPAGG; encoded by the coding sequence ATGCCTGCCAAGAGTTCCGCGATCGTTCTGGCGCTGGCGCTCTCTTTCGCCGCGCCCGTGTTCGTTTCAGGGGCGGACGGGGTTAGGAAAATCCGCGTCGGCTTTCCCTCCCTGGCGTTTTCCTACCTGCCTTTTTACGTGGCGCGGGAAAAGGGCATACTGCGGAAGCACGGCCTCGAGGCCGAGTACATCCAGATGCGCACCGGCATCCAGCCGCAAGCGCTCATCAACGGCAACATCAATTTCTTTCCATCCGTCTCGACGGGCATTTCCGCCGCCGTCTCGGGCCTGCCGGTCGTGGTGGTGCTGAATTTTTGCAACGGGGCTCCATGGGTCCTCGTGACCAGCAAGGAGATCAACAAGCCTCAGGACCTGATCGGCAAGAACATCGCCATCTCCGGCATCCGAACGTCGCCCCACTACTTCCTCCAGGCAGCGCTCAAGAAGTGGGAGATTCCCGAGAAGGACGTCGGCATCATCACCACGGGAGGCACGGCGGACAGCTTTACGGCCCTCGTCAGCCGTCGCGTGGCCGGTACGGTGGTGACGCCCCCCTTCGACGACAAGGCGGTCTCGCTGGGTTTCAAGAAATTCATGTTCCTCGGAGACCTCGTGGACATTCCGTACGTCGGCGTGGTCACCTCGCAGGCCGAGATCAAGAACAACCGGGAAACGGTACGGGCTGCGCTCGCCGCGCTGATGGAGTCGGTTTCCTGGATCCGCGCCAACCGCGTCGAGAGCACGAGAATGGTCGCCGAAAAGTTCAAGGTCACCACCGCCGAGGCCGAGCAAACGTATGCGACGCTGCTCAAGCTGCTCAACAAGGACGGGCGGCTCGACCCGAAGGTCGCGCGCGGCTACGTCGATCTCCTGCGGCGCGAACGGCCGATTCCCGCCGACGTGGACCCGCAGAAGTTTCTCGATTTTTCGCTGCTTCCCGCCGGCGGCTAG
- the cofE gene encoding coenzyme F420-0:L-glutamate ligase gives MRALQLFGLTGIGEIRAGDAVGLLICEACARNGVRLEEGDVVVVAQKIVSKAEGRIVRLEEVRPSARASELARVLDKDPALVELILRESRGIVRTGARALIVETRHGYVCANAGVDQSNVGPGWVALLPEDPDASARRIRDEIAGRTGISPAVVISDSFGRPWRIGTVDVAVGIAGLKPVRDERGLKDPYGYQLKAAVAAVADEIAAAAELVMGKRDGVPVVVVRGCEIEKEERSVKELLRPEAEDLFRRF, from the coding sequence TTGAGAGCGCTGCAGCTGTTCGGGCTCACCGGCATCGGAGAGATCCGGGCCGGCGACGCGGTCGGCCTGTTGATCTGCGAGGCCTGCGCGCGCAACGGCGTGCGGCTGGAAGAGGGCGACGTCGTCGTCGTGGCCCAGAAGATCGTCTCGAAAGCCGAGGGACGGATCGTCCGGCTGGAGGAGGTGCGCCCTTCGGCGCGCGCATCCGAGCTGGCGCGCGTGCTCGACAAGGACCCGGCGCTGGTGGAGCTGATCCTCCGCGAGAGCCGGGGAATCGTGAGGACCGGAGCGCGCGCGCTGATCGTGGAGACCCGTCACGGCTACGTCTGCGCGAACGCGGGAGTGGATCAGTCGAACGTCGGGCCGGGGTGGGTGGCGCTCTTGCCGGAAGACCCGGACGCGTCCGCTCGACGGATCCGCGACGAGATTGCGGGCAGGACCGGAATCTCGCCCGCGGTCGTTATCAGCGACAGCTTCGGCCGTCCGTGGCGCATCGGAACCGTCGACGTAGCCGTCGGCATCGCCGGGCTCAAACCCGTGCGCGACGAGCGCGGCCTCAAAGACCCCTACGGCTACCAGCTCAAGGCGGCCGTCGCGGCCGTCGCCGACGAGATCGCCGCCGCGGCCGAGCTGGTGATGGGCAAGCGAGACGGCGTTCCCGTCGTGGTCGTCCGCGGTTGTGAAATCGAAAAGGAGGAAAGGTCGGTCAAAGAGCTTCTTCGCCCGGAGGCGGAGGATCTTTTTCGCCGCTTCTGA
- the cofC gene encoding 2-phospho-L-lactate guanylyltransferase, with amino-acid sequence MKVAALIPVKDFRNAKHRLSPALREAERERLAEAMFRDVLRRVLAAAGLAATYVVTGDQRVAEIARSLGARVLRESAERGETEAVNFARSEARRAGHEAVLILPADLPLLRTEDVEALLASLPTERPAPFALLVPSHDRLGTNALLLAPPEIIELRFGYDSFNYHLEQISVRGLPPRFVENERLALDIDEPRDLERFLERGDADGETSRVVLEMLGEPRRALLGGIR; translated from the coding sequence ATGAAAGTCGCGGCTCTGATACCGGTGAAGGATTTTCGCAACGCCAAGCACCGCTTGAGCCCAGCCTTGCGGGAAGCCGAACGTGAGCGGCTGGCGGAGGCGATGTTCCGCGACGTGCTGAGGCGGGTCCTGGCCGCCGCGGGCCTCGCTGCCACATACGTGGTCACGGGCGACCAACGGGTCGCCGAGATCGCGCGCTCGCTCGGCGCCCGGGTGCTTCGCGAAAGCGCGGAGCGGGGTGAAACCGAGGCGGTGAACTTTGCGCGCTCGGAGGCGCGGCGTGCGGGGCATGAAGCCGTGCTGATCCTGCCGGCTGATCTTCCGCTGCTGCGAACCGAGGACGTGGAGGCGCTGCTCGCCTCGCTCCCCACGGAACGGCCAGCGCCGTTTGCCCTGCTCGTGCCCTCGCACGACCGGCTCGGAACCAACGCTCTCCTGCTGGCGCCGCCGGAAATCATCGAGCTCCGCTTCGGGTACGACAGCTTCAACTACCACCTCGAGCAGATTTCGGTCCGGGGGTTGCCGCCCCGTTTCGTCGAGAACGAGCGTCTGGCGCTCGACATCGACGAGCCGCGGGACCTCGAACGATTTCTGGAACGCGGCGATGCGGACGGCGAGACGAGCCGCGTCGTTCTGGAGATGCTCGGGGAGCCTCGGCGGGCGCTGCTCGGGGGAATCCGTTGA
- a CDS encoding amidohydrolase family protein → MDDWNDVLVVDADGHVYEGDVDLRSRMPEKWRSQAPVRLKDNQGNSRILLEGRIWSASQGPGPGVSGPMTDKARKSRPGMTDPAARLKDMDLEGIDVAVLFGTQIALTVNGLMSGELAAVLCRAVNEWLLEYCSADRERLKAVGLIPCQAPQAAVRELEYLARAGAVAAMLPTNVYGRNMGDPMFDPIYDCAQSLGMPLCVHPQTGHDGVPGVSGVMGAGSERFFKYVYVHMTAFPFELMIAMMHMIGEGVFDRFAKLRVGFMEGGAGWLPYWAERFDEHLERLAPQMPDLKRRPSEIIASEQIVVTCESEESGLDRVLAANGEQTVLYASDYCHWDCRFPDSVRDIVECGDLSFARKKRLLGQNAVRFFKLTDLPAPAALSAARRGWIGKAAVGAAVA, encoded by the coding sequence ATGGACGATTGGAACGACGTGCTGGTCGTCGACGCGGACGGTCATGTCTACGAGGGCGATGTCGACTTGCGCAGCCGTATGCCCGAGAAGTGGCGATCGCAGGCTCCGGTACGGCTCAAGGACAATCAGGGAAACTCTCGGATCCTGCTCGAGGGGCGCATCTGGTCAGCTTCTCAGGGGCCCGGACCGGGCGTTTCCGGCCCCATGACCGACAAGGCGCGCAAGAGTCGGCCGGGGATGACCGATCCGGCCGCCCGGCTCAAGGACATGGATCTCGAGGGGATCGACGTGGCGGTCCTTTTCGGCACGCAGATCGCGCTCACCGTCAACGGGTTGATGAGCGGGGAGCTCGCCGCTGTCCTCTGCCGGGCCGTCAACGAATGGCTCCTCGAGTATTGCTCCGCGGATCGCGAGCGGCTGAAAGCCGTGGGCCTGATCCCGTGCCAGGCGCCGCAAGCGGCGGTCCGCGAGCTCGAATACCTCGCCAGGGCCGGCGCGGTCGCAGCGATGCTGCCGACCAACGTCTACGGCCGCAACATGGGCGATCCGATGTTCGATCCGATCTACGACTGCGCGCAGTCGCTCGGCATGCCGCTTTGCGTCCATCCCCAGACGGGCCATGATGGCGTGCCGGGGGTTTCCGGAGTCATGGGTGCGGGGAGCGAGCGCTTCTTCAAGTACGTCTACGTCCACATGACGGCTTTTCCTTTCGAATTGATGATCGCCATGATGCACATGATTGGCGAGGGAGTGTTCGACCGCTTCGCGAAGCTGAGGGTGGGCTTCATGGAAGGCGGCGCGGGCTGGCTGCCGTACTGGGCGGAGCGCTTCGACGAGCATCTGGAAAGGCTCGCGCCGCAGATGCCCGACCTCAAGCGCCGACCCAGCGAGATCATCGCGAGCGAGCAGATCGTGGTTACCTGCGAATCGGAGGAAAGCGGCCTGGACCGCGTTCTCGCGGCCAACGGCGAGCAGACGGTTCTCTATGCCTCGGACTACTGCCATTGGGATTGCCGGTTCCCCGACTCCGTCAGGGACATCGTCGAGTGCGGAGATCTCAGCTTCGCGCGGAAAAAAAGGCTTTTGGGGCAGAACGCCGTCCGTTTCTTCAAGCTGACCGATCTTCCCGCTCCCGCCGCTCTTTCCGCCGCGCGCCGCGGCTGGATCGGGAAGGCGGCCGTCGGGGCGGCAGTCGCGTAG
- the cofG gene encoding 7,8-didemethyl-8-hydroxy-5-deazariboflavin synthase CofG, whose amino-acid sequence MERVLQDCADGRPLTREAALRLAESAEIEPLLAAAAALRDRGKGKVVSFSPKVFLPLTNLCRDFCGYCTFRRAPGEPGARTMTIEEVLRTARRGETLGCTEALFSLGDKPEAIYPEMRSFLAQRGMRRTLDYLYEACSAVLAETRLLPHCNSGLMGGRDLTRFREVNASVGLMLESVSERLASPGGPHAAAPDKKPATRLRMIETAGRLRIPFTTGILIGIGETWPERVDSLFAIRALHERYGHIQEVIIQNFRQKPDIPMRAHREPTHAEMMKTIALARLILGSTMNIQAPPNLAPDGYGDYLRAGINDWGGVSPLTPDFINPEAPWPALQVLREKSAEAGFELKARLPVYPEFINDRFLAPGPLALARRLCGPDGYVIGGGPLRALASAGL is encoded by the coding sequence ATGGAACGCGTGCTCCAGGATTGCGCCGACGGAAGGCCCCTTACCCGGGAAGCGGCGCTTCGCCTGGCGGAAAGCGCCGAGATCGAGCCCTTGCTGGCGGCCGCGGCCGCTCTGCGGGATCGGGGGAAAGGGAAGGTCGTCAGCTTTTCTCCGAAGGTCTTCCTTCCGCTGACCAACCTCTGCCGCGACTTCTGCGGCTACTGCACCTTTCGCAGGGCGCCAGGCGAGCCGGGGGCCAGGACGATGACCATCGAGGAGGTCCTCAGGACAGCGCGCCGGGGCGAAACGCTCGGCTGCACCGAGGCCCTCTTCAGTCTCGGGGACAAGCCGGAAGCGATCTACCCTGAAATGCGGAGCTTTCTGGCGCAACGCGGGATGCGGCGCACGCTCGACTATCTCTACGAAGCCTGCAGCGCGGTGCTCGCGGAGACCAGGCTTCTGCCCCACTGCAACTCGGGCCTCATGGGCGGGCGCGACCTCACGCGCTTCAGGGAGGTAAACGCCAGCGTCGGATTGATGCTGGAAAGCGTGAGCGAACGGCTCGCGTCGCCCGGGGGGCCGCACGCGGCCGCTCCCGATAAAAAGCCGGCGACCCGTCTGCGCATGATCGAAACCGCGGGAAGGCTGCGGATCCCGTTCACCACGGGGATCCTGATCGGCATCGGCGAGACTTGGCCGGAGCGAGTGGATTCGCTTTTCGCGATTCGCGCCTTGCACGAGCGCTACGGGCACATCCAGGAGGTGATCATCCAGAACTTCCGGCAAAAGCCCGACATCCCCATGCGCGCTCACCGCGAGCCGACGCACGCGGAAATGATGAAGACGATCGCCCTCGCCCGGCTGATCCTGGGAAGCACCATGAACATCCAGGCGCCGCCCAACCTGGCGCCGGACGGCTACGGCGACTACCTGCGCGCCGGGATCAACGACTGGGGCGGAGTGTCTCCGCTGACGCCGGACTTCATCAATCCCGAAGCGCCGTGGCCGGCCCTGCAGGTGCTGCGGGAGAAGAGCGCCGAGGCCGGTTTCGAGCTCAAGGCGCGCCTGCCGGTTTACCCGGAGTTTATCAACGACCGCTTTCTCGCACCCGGCCCGCTCGCACTGGCCCGTCGGCTCTGCGGGCCGGACGGTTACGTGATCGGCGGCGGTCCGCTCCGGGCGCTCGCCTCCGCCGGGCTTTGA
- the cofD gene encoding 2-phospho-L-lactate transferase has product MLVALSGGSGGAKLVEGLARESDPGKLTVVCNTADDVVVHGLHVSPDLDTVMYTLAGLRDDAKGWGIRGDTFHALEQLGRYGRETWFRLGDRDLATHIVRTELLSRGYKLSQVTAELCGRLGVAAVVLPMADERVVTRVKTRDGDVLAFQEYFVRRRWQPEVAAIAYEGLDRCRPAPGLLRAIGEATVIVVCPSNPVTSIGPILGVPGIRDALRETRARVVGVSPLVGTRAITGPAHRLMAAAGMEPSAYGVAAAYADFLDCFVIDRADRGEEPRLRSLGIETAATDILMDSVAAKSRLAREVLALAKE; this is encoded by the coding sequence GTGCTCGTAGCATTGAGCGGAGGCAGTGGCGGAGCCAAGCTGGTCGAGGGCTTGGCGCGCGAAAGCGACCCTGGAAAGCTCACGGTCGTTTGCAATACCGCCGACGATGTGGTCGTGCACGGTCTCCATGTCTCGCCGGACCTCGACACCGTCATGTACACGCTCGCCGGCCTGCGCGACGACGCGAAGGGCTGGGGGATTCGGGGCGACACGTTCCACGCCCTGGAGCAGCTCGGGCGCTACGGCCGCGAAACCTGGTTTCGACTCGGCGACCGGGATCTGGCGACGCACATCGTCCGGACCGAGCTCCTGTCCCGGGGGTACAAGCTCTCGCAGGTAACCGCAGAGCTTTGCGGGCGGCTCGGGGTGGCGGCGGTGGTTCTGCCGATGGCGGACGAGCGCGTTGTGACCCGAGTGAAGACCCGCGACGGGGACGTGCTCGCTTTCCAGGAATACTTCGTGCGAAGGCGCTGGCAGCCGGAGGTGGCCGCGATCGCTTACGAAGGCCTCGATCGCTGTCGGCCCGCGCCGGGGCTGCTTCGAGCTATCGGCGAGGCAACCGTGATCGTTGTCTGCCCGAGCAATCCGGTGACGAGCATCGGGCCGATTCTCGGAGTCCCGGGTATCCGGGACGCGCTCCGCGAGACCAGGGCCAGGGTGGTCGGTGTGAGCCCGCTCGTGGGCACGAGGGCAATCACCGGGCCGGCCCACCGCTTGATGGCTGCCGCTGGCATGGAGCCCTCCGCGTACGGCGTAGCCGCCGCCTACGCCGATTTTCTCGACTGCTTCGTGATCGATCGCGCCGACCGGGGAGAAGAGCCGAGACTGCGCAGCCTGGGGATCGAGACCGCGGCCACCGACATTCTCATGGACTCGGTTGCGGCCAAGTCGCGGCTGGCGCGCGAGGTCTTGGCCTTGGCGAAAGAATAA